The nucleotide window CCTCCACCACCAGCGTCTTCCCCTCGCGCTCCGCCGCCGCGCGGTAGAGCGCCACCACCGGCTCCACCACGGACCGCGCCGGTTTCACCACCAGATTCACCGTGCCCGCGCGCAAGTTCCCCCACAGCACCAGATCCTCGATCAGCAGCAGCAACTGCCGCCCCATCCCCGCCGCCTCCTCCGGGAAATGCGCGCCATTGCGACCGCCCGCCGCCAGTTGCTCCGCCCGCTGCGTCAGCCCCGTGAGCGGCCCGCGCAGGTCATGCCCCAGCACCGCGATCATCCGGTCCTTGTCCGCCAGCGCGAGGTGCAGCTCGCGCGTGCGCTCGTTCACCTCCAGCTCCAGTTCGTCCGCATACGCCTCCTGCATCACCTTCCGTGCCGCCGCCTCCTCCAGCAGTTCCTGCTGCGCCGCGATCTTCTCCTGCTGGAGCCGCGAATACCGCACGGACACCACCAGCGACAGCGTGAGGAATTCCAAGGCCGAGCCCGCCATCACGATCACCCCGCCCGCCTCCAGCGAGACCAGTTGCAGCCAGCACGCCGCCGCAGGCATGATCCCCGCGAACACCAGGCCGAAGAGCAGGATCAGATGCCGCGGATCACGCAGGCCCTTCCGCCACGATACCAGCGTGGCCGCCAGCAGGACCAGATGCGCCAGCACCGTACCGGCCATGATCGCGGGCAGCCACCAGGCCAGACGCACCACGATCACCAGCGGTGCCGCCACGGCCAGTCCCAGCAGCACGCGCTGGTTCAGACTCATCATCCGGTTCGCGCGCGGGGCGCGGGCGGGCAGTTCCAGGAACGCCCGTGCGAAGCCCATCAGGAACCATCCGCTCAGAGCCAGCGCCACCATCAGGACCACCTCCATCCACGGCGACCCCACGCCCATGCCGCCCAATGCGAACTCCCCGCGTGCCGCCAGCAGGAAGACGGAAAAGGTCATCATGTAGAGCACATACCCGCCGATCCCCGGCAGCCGCGTGCCCGCCCACAACAGCGCGTTGTAAAACAGCAGCGCCAGCAGCATGCCGAAGTAGGCGCCCTCCGCCACCG belongs to Luteolibacter ambystomatis and includes:
- a CDS encoding sensor histidine kinase, with protein sequence MNPLRVPNRWMLTALTSVALVIVGWLVVSLCAMRRGWVPLPSAAGGVEFLRTDGTDAEAVSHAGGWQRWDGTDFLRSDGPQALWLRVTLENPEAVPRDGVLADQDFYVDRADFWLRDETGGWRVARSGEWRQGEEKALWGREMAFPVNVPARGARTVYLRMQDYFGVCMKPVWWPERSVFHAARMRRTVAEGAYFGMLLALLFYNALLWAGTRLPGIGGYVLYMMTFSVFLLAARGEFALGGMGVGSPWMEVVLMVALALSGWFLMGFARAFLELPARAPRANRMMSLNQRVLLGLAVAAPLVIVVRLAWWLPAIMAGTVLAHLVLLAATLVSWRKGLRDPRHLILLFGLVFAGIMPAAACWLQLVSLEAGGVIVMAGSALEFLTLSLVVSVRYSRLQQEKIAAQQELLEEAAARKVMQEAYADELELEVNERTRELHLALADKDRMIAVLGHDLRGPLTGLTQRAEQLAAGGRNGAHFPEEAAGMGRQLLLLIEDLVLWGNLRAGTVNLVVKPARSVVEPVVALYRAAAEREGKTLVVEVPGELGITTDLVLAQTLLRNLLSNALKFARRRVVVSVAEDGKGARFAVRDDGPGLKGGVIPVNGSGLGLRLCVEIAAALETRLETRAVEGGGTEFHFTLPRVEAEVPA